The genomic DNA ACCGCGATTCCTATCTGCTGCACAACAAGGAGGAGCTCAACCGCCTGATTGACGGAGAGCTGGTGACCTATCATTTCCAACCGATTGTCGACGCGAGAAACGGTGAGATTTTTGGTTACGAGGCGCTGATGCGGTCGACTCTGCCGACCATCAAATCCCCATTGGAAATTCTGGCGCTTGCAAAAAGCCAATCGAAGCTTTACAGTATCGAACGGCTCACATGGCGCAAAAGCCTGGAATGCTTCAGCAAGCTTACCTGCGTCGACCCGAAAACCTGTCTGTTTATCAACTCGATCGCGAACCAGATCCTCAACGAGACGGATATCAAAACGGTGCAGGACAAATACGCGCCGATGCTGCCGCGTGTGGTCGTGGAGTTCACCGAAGAGGAGAAATCCGGAGAGGATTGCACCCGCTGCAAACGGGAGATGGCCCGGCGCTGGTATGCCAAGATCGCGCTGGATGATTTTGGAACCGGCTATAACAGTGATGTGGCGCTGCTTTCGATCAGCCCGGATTTTGTAAAAATCGATATCTCGATCGTGCGCAACATTGACAGTGACGTAAACCGTCAGAATATCCTGCAAAACCTCATCTCCTATTCCAAAGCGCGCGGGATCAAGGTGATTGCGGAAGGGGTCGAGACCCATGCCGAGATGGAGACGCTGGTGCGCAGCGGCGTGGATTACCTGCAGGGATTTTATGTGGCGATGCCGCAGCCGATCCCGCGCAGGATCGATCCGCAGGTGAAAAAGGAAATCTTGGAAGCGGCGCGGGAAGCTGTTTCCGACGCCGGAAAAGCATAATTTTTCCTATGCGGCAGCCCCTTCAGCGGGCCCACAAAGCTTGTGGGCCCGTTTTCATTTGGGGAAAATGTATATTCCACGCGGGAAAAGTGCAGAATCCGCTTGACAAAGTGAGAAACTGCGCGTAAAATTTGAAATTGAAATTCAAATTCAAATTGGAGGGAGCGCTATGGAAGGCTCAGGCGGATACCGGACACGGCAGCGGGAATTGATAGAACAGTTTTTGGTAGCCAATCGTGAACGGCATTTGAGCGTCGACGAGGTGGTGGATTACCTGCGTGGACAGGGTTCACCGGTCGGGCGCTCCACCGTCTACCGCTGCCTCGACCGGCTGGTCGTGCAGGGCGCGGTGCGCAGGTACTTTTTGGAAGAAGGCGCGGGGGCCTGCTACCAGTATGCCGGGAAAGGCACAGCCTGCCGGGAACATTTCCATCTCAAATGCATCGGATGCGGCAGGCTCATCCATGTTGAGTGCGACTATCTCGACGAGGTCGCGCGGCATGTTCTGGAGCATCATCATTTCACCATTGATAACACAAAGACGGTGCTTTATGGGTTCTGTGAGTCCTGCGCACAAAAAGCTTAAGAGGTAGATCATGCAGTTCTTGAAAAAAATTTGCGCAGCGCTGCTTTCGGCCGCGCTGGCGGCATCCGCCGCCGGATGCGCGGCTCCGGAAGAACCGGCGGCCGGACGGCTGAGGATCGTGACAACCCTGTTTCCGCAGTACGATTTTGCCCGGCAGCTTGCCGGGGAACGGGCGGAAGTCACATTGCTGCTTCCCCCTGGCGTGGAGAGTCATTCTTATGAACCGACGCCGGCTGATATCATCAAAATCGCAAACGCGGACCTGTTCGTATACACCGGGCAGTATATGGAACCGTGGGCGCAGAATATTTTGGACGGTGTGGAGATGGGCGGCGATGTGCTCGATATTTCCACGGGCATCGTGCTCGACCCGGAGGACCATGACCACGCGGGCGAAACCGAGACGGAGCATGCCGCCCACGCGGATCATGGGCACGGCGGATATGATCCGCACATCTGGACCGACCCGGTGAACGCGCGGCAGATGGTGCAAAACCTCGCGGATGCGCTCTGCGCGGCGGACCCGGAAGGCGAAGCCTTTTACCGCGGGAACGAACGGGACTATCTTGAAGCTCTTGCAGCGCTCGACCGGGAATTTTCCGAAATTGTTTCTCATGGAAAACGCAGGGAGATCGTCTTTGGCGGGCGGTTCGCGCTGCATTATTTTGCCGAGCGGTATGGGCTTGACTACACGGCGGCGTTCGATTCCTGTTCTCATGAGACTGAACCGAGCGCGCAGGTACTGGCGCGGATCATTGACACGATTGGAAGGGAGCGGATTCCGGTCATTTACTACGAGGAACTGACCGACCCGAAAGTGGCGCGGGCCATTTCCGAGGAAACAGGCGCAAAGATGCTGCTTCTGCATTCCTGCCACAATGTGTCGCGGGATGAACTGCGGGAAGGCGCTACTTATCTGTCGCTGATGCGGCAGAATGCCGAAAACCTGAAGGAGGGACTCAACGGATGACGCTCATCTCCTGTAAAAACGTCAGCATGCGCTATGAAAACCAGTTGGCGGTCGAAAATGTCAGTTTTGATATCGAGGAAGGCGACTACGTCTGTATTGTTGGTGAAAACGGGTCCGGAAAAAGCACCCTGCTCAAAGGGCTGCTCGGCCTGATGCAGCCCAGTGCCGGAACGATCACCTTTGGCGGCGGGCTTACCCGCGATCGGATCGGCTATCTGCCGCAGCAGACGGTCGTCCAGCGGGACTTTCCGGCTTCGGTCCGGGAGGTTGTGCTGTCCGGATGCCTCAACCGGCGGGGTCTGCGCCCGTTTTATTCCGAGAAGGAACGCAGAATTGCGGCGCAGAACATCGAGCGGCTTGGGATCGGCGGCCTTAGCCGAAAATCTTACCGCGACCTTTCGGGCGGCCAGCAGCAGCGGGTGCTTTTGGCACGGGCGCTTTGCGCGACCGAGAAGCTGCTGCTGCT from Anaerotruncus rubiinfantis includes the following:
- a CDS encoding metal ABC transporter ATP-binding protein, coding for MTLISCKNVSMRYENQLAVENVSFDIEEGDYVCIVGENGSGKSTLLKGLLGLMQPSAGTITFGGGLTRDRIGYLPQQTVVQRDFPASVREVVLSGCLNRRGLRPFYSEKERRIAAQNIERLGIGGLSRKSYRDLSGGQQQRVLLARALCATEKLLLLDEPVTGLDPVVTADMYTLLRALNQDGVTVIMVSHDINCSVHNAGKILHMDTTVRFYGSSAEYLKSDICRRFLGGDCHD
- a CDS encoding metal ABC transporter substrate-binding protein; amino-acid sequence: MQFLKKICAALLSAALAASAAGCAAPEEPAAGRLRIVTTLFPQYDFARQLAGERAEVTLLLPPGVESHSYEPTPADIIKIANADLFVYTGQYMEPWAQNILDGVEMGGDVLDISTGIVLDPEDHDHAGETETEHAAHADHGHGGYDPHIWTDPVNARQMVQNLADALCAADPEGEAFYRGNERDYLEALAALDREFSEIVSHGKRREIVFGGRFALHYFAERYGLDYTAAFDSCSHETEPSAQVLARIIDTIGRERIPVIYYEELTDPKVARAISEETGAKMLLLHSCHNVSRDELREGATYLSLMRQNAENLKEGLNG
- a CDS encoding Fur family transcriptional regulator: MEGSGGYRTRQRELIEQFLVANRERHLSVDEVVDYLRGQGSPVGRSTVYRCLDRLVVQGAVRRYFLEEGAGACYQYAGKGTACREHFHLKCIGCGRLIHVECDYLDEVARHVLEHHHFTIDNTKTVLYGFCESCAQKA